The following coding sequences lie in one Candidatus Eremiobacterota bacterium genomic window:
- a CDS encoding enoyl-CoA hydratase, whose amino-acid sequence MLTNNGEPATAVRVERDGDIAILTMNRPQKRNALSLQTMRELEAALAGIASDVRAVILRAEGPAFSAGHDLRELVGGDEESYRAVFDACVDLMARIAAVPQPVIAEVAGVATAAGCQLVAACDLAVASSTATFATPGVRIGLFCSTPMVALTRAIGRKRAMEMLLTGDPIDAPTALSWGLVNRVVSPERLHEETLALARKIATSSGTIIALGKAAFYAQIELSAKDAYDYTKAVMTSNALEADASEGITAFFERRSPKWKEAMQGMPEDR is encoded by the coding sequence TTGTTGACCAATAACGGGGAGCCGGCAACCGCGGTTCGCGTCGAGCGCGATGGCGACATCGCGATCCTGACGATGAATCGTCCGCAGAAGCGCAACGCGCTTTCGCTGCAAACGATGCGAGAGCTCGAGGCCGCGCTTGCCGGAATCGCCTCGGACGTGCGCGCGGTGATCTTGCGCGCCGAGGGTCCGGCGTTTAGCGCGGGCCACGATTTGCGCGAACTCGTTGGGGGTGACGAAGAAAGCTATCGTGCCGTTTTCGATGCCTGCGTTGATCTGATGGCTCGGATCGCTGCGGTGCCGCAGCCGGTCATCGCGGAGGTCGCCGGCGTTGCAACCGCCGCGGGCTGTCAGCTCGTTGCGGCATGCGATTTGGCCGTTGCCTCGAGCACGGCGACGTTTGCGACACCGGGCGTGCGCATTGGGCTGTTTTGCAGCACGCCGATGGTGGCGCTCACCCGCGCGATCGGGCGCAAGCGTGCCATGGAGATGCTGCTGACGGGAGATCCGATCGACGCACCGACGGCGCTGTCGTGGGGTTTGGTTAATCGCGTCGTTTCGCCCGAACGCCTTCATGAGGAAACGCTCGCGCTCGCGCGCAAGATCGCCACGTCGAGCGGCACGATTATCGCGCTCGGCAAGGCGGCATTTTACGCGCAGATCGAGCTCAGCGCGAAGGACGCCTACGACTACACGAAGGCAGTCATGACATCGAATGCACTCGAGGCAGACGCGAGCGAAGGGATCACCGCATTTTTCGAGCGGCGTTCCCCGAAATGGAAGGAAGCGATGCAGGGGATGCCCGAGGACCGTTGA
- the csaB gene encoding polysaccharide pyruvyl transferase CsaB has product MARVLLSGYYGFGNFGDEALLEVIVANIRRRFPSSQLEVLSATPKATAAAHRVEAAPRWDWRAIRAAIARADVVLSGGGGLLQNATSLRSLLYYAGILREAIRAHRKTMIFAQSIGPLDFWGRLVVHYFCAGTNRATVRDSRSRLLLAKLLSNTPVEQTADPVFLYEAPHDVDLRNDGLGPESGPYAAISVRPSPALRDAPAVIGRAVDRLADRHGIRSAFVALGGASDAAAATDVIRACKSSPVLLPECTPAKAASILRGARVVVGMRLHALILAARYAVPFLAIAYDPKVSALCDDLRYPLPRLWSVGERRPLDDAIDALVDRLVDERETLRSHLSECRERIVAAAERNFDVLGELIDA; this is encoded by the coding sequence ATGGCTCGGGTGTTGCTCTCCGGCTACTACGGTTTTGGGAACTTCGGAGACGAGGCGCTCTTGGAAGTAATCGTCGCGAACATTCGCCGCCGTTTTCCGTCTTCACAGCTCGAGGTACTCTCGGCAACGCCTAAAGCAACCGCGGCGGCCCACCGGGTCGAAGCGGCTCCGCGATGGGATTGGCGCGCGATTCGCGCCGCGATCGCACGTGCCGACGTCGTGCTCTCCGGCGGCGGGGGCCTGCTCCAGAACGCGACGAGTCTGCGCAGCCTCCTTTACTACGCCGGAATTCTACGCGAAGCGATTCGCGCGCACCGCAAGACGATGATCTTTGCCCAATCGATCGGACCGCTCGACTTTTGGGGTCGTCTCGTCGTGCATTACTTTTGCGCCGGTACGAATCGCGCGACGGTGCGCGATTCGCGCTCGCGTTTGCTCCTGGCGAAGCTTCTTTCAAACACCCCGGTCGAGCAGACCGCCGATCCGGTCTTTTTGTATGAAGCGCCGCACGACGTCGATCTGCGCAACGACGGCCTTGGTCCGGAGAGCGGACCCTACGCCGCCATCAGCGTTCGCCCATCGCCTGCATTGCGCGACGCGCCCGCGGTGATCGGACGCGCGGTCGACCGGCTCGCCGATCGCCATGGCATTCGTTCGGCCTTCGTGGCATTGGGAGGCGCCTCCGACGCGGCGGCGGCGACCGACGTGATCCGAGCCTGCAAATCGAGCCCGGTGCTCTTGCCCGAATGCACCCCGGCCAAGGCGGCGTCGATTCTACGCGGGGCGCGGGTCGTAGTCGGAATGCGCTTACATGCGCTCATTCTCGCCGCGCGTTATGCCGTTCCATTTCTCGCCATCGCCTACGATCCAAAGGTTTCCGCACTCTGCGACGACTTGCGCTATCCGCTGCCGCGGCTTTGGAGCGTGGGCGAACGCCGGCCGCTCGACGACGCAATCGATGCTCTGGTCGACCGGCTCGTGGACGAGCGCGAAACGCTGCGCTCGCATCTGTCCGAGTGCCGCGAACGCATCGTCGCCGCGGCCGAACGCAACTTCGACGTGCTCGGCGAGTTGATTGACGCATGA